One genomic window of Branchiostoma floridae strain S238N-H82 chromosome 4, Bfl_VNyyK, whole genome shotgun sequence includes the following:
- the LOC118412908 gene encoding histone-lysine N-methyltransferase PRDM9-like, which yields MASVSSASSSGSDDENNDKQAASTSASSNPFANMIDTDFDMSKVPETEDIRIEQYFSKEELAELTKIEMTRYRNMKRNYDVMRMLGLPGKKPYFMEKNRRSLVQPKEPPTPPLTSSESEEDEEWTPELERKKNQRPKKPWFLLPPKKPRMPKPKPQTTGSHPKSKAKKKAEATVSKAPKESDDEDAKTFPGFQPEEVAEMQAATAASIAELEKKMEELELEIQQWEAAGSQDGQEEGSESDISTDLEEELLTTTLQPVKQQEPPKKEPVEDTEEPRKSRYPQRNIPRKDYKEVELPDDDHYLYCEDCNELYEGDCPVHGPLIVVKDKEVPKGVENRAVHTLPDYLSVCPSKIKGAGDGVWLDGKAMPKNFVFGPYDGKITGPEIGMTSGYAWQISKNDKVKYYIDATDITKSSWMRYVNCARNEEEQNLVAFQYYRNIYYRTYKPIPPGTELMVWYGNEYAKDLGIFEEAETKEEEPKQQNQRYQTGAVAGYRCSRCGKLFSTQDYLDRHVEVCRQVQLQATGAAGVQSGVTGYRCSRCEKLFSTQDYLDKHVKHHADRSGSKKFRCKHCNFSTDRIDHLNRHMLTHTGEKPHKCHTCGKGFKQKADLKKHQRIHTGEKPYRCEVCGKAFNVKSNLTTHTLTHSGVQPCVCGECGKGFTHAGNLQKHKRIHTGEKPYKCQHCDMRFTMSGDLKRHVIRNHTKEFPHRCKVCNKGFVAPSHMRTHMQNQHRN from the exons ATGGCGTCTGTCAGCAGCGCGAGCTCGTCAGGATCAGACGACGAGAACAACGACAAGCAAGCAGCCAGCACCAGTGCCAG ttcaaaccCATTCGCAAACATGATAGACACAGACTTTGACATGAGCAAAGTCCCAGAGACAGAAGACATCCGCATTGAACAGTACTTCAGCAAGGAGGAACTGGCTGAGCTCACTAAAATCGAGATGACGCGATATCGGAACATGAAGCGCAACTATGACGTCATGAGGATGCTTG GTCTGCCTGGTAAGAAACCCTACTTCATGGAAAAGAACAGGCGCAGCTTGGTTCAGCCCAAggagccccccaccccacccctcaCCAGCAGTGAGTCAGAGGAAGATGAGGAATGGACACCTGAACTGGAGAGGAAAAAGAACCAGCGCCCAAAGAAAC CTTGGTTCCTGTTGCCACCCAAGAAACCCAGGATGCCAAAACCTAAGCCCCAGACTACTGGTTCCCACCCAAAATCAAAG GCAAAAAAGAAAGCAGAAGCAACAGTGAGCAAAGCTCCAAAGGAGAGTGACGATGAAGATGCCAAAACGTTCCCGGGATTCCAACCTGAGGAGGTGGCTGAGATGCAGGCAGCCACAGCAGCCAGCATTGCAGAGCTGGAGAAGAAGATGGAGGAACTGGAGTTAGAGATCCAGCAATGGGAGGCTGCTGGATCACAGGATGGGCAGGAGGAGGGGTCAGAGTCAGACATCAGTACAGATTTGGAGGAAG agcTGTTGACCACAACACTCCAACCAGTAAAGCAGCAGGAACCACCAAAAAAGGAGCCAGTAGAGGATACGGAGGAGCCTCGGAAGAGTCGCTATCCACAACGCAACATTCCACGAAAGGACTACAAGGAAGTTGAACTTCCGGATGATGACCACTACTtgt ATTGTGAAGACTGCAATGAGCTTTATGAGGGAGACTGTCCCGTCCATGGTCCACTCATTGTGGTGAAGGACAAAGAAGTTCCCAAGGGAGTAGAAAACAGAGCGGTCCACACACTACCtgactacctgtctgtctgcccaTCCAAGATCAAGGGAGCAGGGGACGGTGTCTGGCTGGATGGAAAGGCCATGCCAAAGAACTTTGTGTTTGGGCCATATGATGGGAAAATCACTGGGCCAGAGATAGGCATGACAAGTGGATATGCTTGGCAA ATCTCCAAGAATGACAAGGTGAAGTACTACATTGATGCCACTGACATCACCAAGAGCAGCTGGATGCGCTACGTGAACTGTGCCAGAAATGAGGAGGAGCAGAACCTGGTGGCCTTCCAGTACTACAGGAACATCTACTACCGCACCTACAAGCCTATTCCCCCCGGCACCGAGCTGATGGTGTGGTATGGAAATGAGTACGCCAAGGATCTGGGCATCTTTGAAGAAGCAGAGACAAAAGAAGAGGAGCCCAAGCAGCAAAATCAAC GTTACCAGACAG GTGCAGTTGCAGGCTACAGGTGCAGCAGGTGTGGGAAGCTGTTCTCCACCCAGGACTACCTGGACAGACATgtggag GTGTGCAGACAGGTGCAGTTGCAGGCTACAGGTGCAGCAG GTGTCCAGTCAGGTGTCACAGGCTACAGGTGCAGCAGGTGTGAGAAGCTGTTCTCCACTCAAGACTACCTGGACAAACATGTGAAGCACCATGCAGACAGGTCAGGGTCAAAAAAGTTTAGATGCAAACACTGCAATTTTTCAACTGACAGAATAGATCATCTCAATCGTCACATGCtgacccacacaggagagaaaccacACAAGTGTCACACCTGTGGGAAGGGTTTTAAACAGAAAGCAGACCTGAAGAAACACCAGCGGAtacacacaggggagaaaccctacaggtgtgaagtGTGTGGGAAGGCGTTCAATGTAAAGTCAAACCTGACCACACACACGTTAACTCATTCTGGTGTGCAGCCTTgtgtgtgtggggagtgtgggaaGGGGTTTACACATGCAGGTAATCTACAGAAACACAAGAGGAttcacactggggagaagccctacaagtgtcaACACTGTGACATGAGGTTTACTATGAGTGGCGATTTGAAGAGACATGTTATCAGAAACCACACTAAAGAGTTTCCGCACAGGTGCAAGGTGTGCAACAAGGGGTTTGTGGCACCAAgtcatatgagaacccacatgCAAAACCAACACAGAAACTAA